From the Hevea brasiliensis isolate MT/VB/25A 57/8 chromosome 15, ASM3005281v1, whole genome shotgun sequence genome, one window contains:
- the LOC110644626 gene encoding serine/threonine receptor-like kinase NFP — protein sequence MRTPNQLVSSFLFFLCFNYVLNLLQAQPEPSTQGFTCTVNQTSNPCQTYAFYQATAPNYLDLGSIGDLFSVSRLMISKPSNISSPSSPLIPGQSLFVPLSCSCNTVNVTTGVNYSYANISYTIKAGDTFYLLSTYSFLNLTTYQAVEVVNPTLIPTLLDIGQNVIFPIFCKCPNQTQLQNQVNYLISYVFQPSDNLSLVASRFGVDTQSIVDVNGNSLQPFNTIFIPVNRLPILSQPTVAPSVASGRRERKGLITGLGVGLGVTGVLLILISGIWVYREGKLKREREGDEEKRRMNYYGKEKGLKDMETSLLADVSGCLDKYRVFKIDELREATDGFNENFLIQGSVYKGSINGEDYAIKKMNWNAYEELKILQKVNHGNLVKLEGFCIDTEDAGCYLIYEYIENGSLHSWLHGNRNEKLNWKTRLRIAVDVANGLQYIHEHTRPRVVHKDIKSSNILLDTNMRAKIANFGLAKSGCNAITMHIVGTQGYIAPEYLTDGVVSTKMDVFSFGVVLLELISGKEAIDEEGKLLWVKANTVWDGSVEKKEKRSKEWMDDVLSEESCSMESVMNVMSVAAACLHRDPSKRPSMVDIVYALCKNDDLFFDISEDGLSEPQVTAR from the exons ATGAGAACCCCAAACCAGTTAGTctcttctttcctcttctttctttGTTTTAATTATGTTCTTAACCTTTTGCAAGCTCAGCCAGAGCCAAGCACCCAAGGATTCACCTGCACGGTGAACCAGACTAGCAACCCATGCCAAACCTACGCCTTCTACCAGGCCACGGCGCCCAACTACCTGGATCTGGGTTCCATTGGTGACCTTTTCTCTGTTAGCCGTCTAATGATATCAAAACCAAGCAACATCTCCTCTCCATCTTCACCTCTCATCCCTGGCCAATCTCTCTTTGTCCCCTTGTCATGTTCTTGCAATACTGTCAATGTTACCACTGGTGTCAATTACTCTTATGCAAACATTTCATACACTATTAAGGCAGGTGACACTTTCTACCTGCTTTCTACTTATAGCTTCCTAAACCTCACTACTTACCAGGCTGTTGAGGTTGTGAATCCCACGCTCATCCCCACCCTACTCGATATAGGCCAAAACGTGATCTTTCCAATATTTTGCAAGTGTCCTAATCAAACCCAATTGCAAAACCAGGTGAATTATCTGATATCTTATGTGTTTCAACCTTCTGATAACTTATCACTGGTTGCTTCAAGGTTTGGAGTAGACACACAGTCGATTGTAGATGTTAATGGCAACAGTCTGCAGCCTTTTAATACCATCTTCATTCCAGTCAATCGACTTCCAATATTGTCACAGCCTACAGTTGCTCCTTCTGTGGCATCTGGGAGGAGAGAGAGGAAAGGTTTAATCACAGGATTGGGAGTCGGGCTTGGAGTTACCGGGGTTTTGTTGATTTTGATAAGTGGGATTTGGGTTTATAGAGAGGGTAagttgaagagagagagagaaggggatgaAGAGAAGCGGAGGATGAACTACTATGGAAAAGAGAAAGGTTTGAAGGACATGGAAACAAGTTTGCTGGCAGATGTTTCAGGTTGCTTGGACAAGTACAGGGTCTTTAAGATTGATGAATTGAGAGAAGCCACTGATGGGTTCAATGAAAATTTCTTGATTCAAGGGTCTGTGTATAAAGGGTCCATTAACGGGGAGGACTACGCCATTAAGAAGATGAATTGGAATGCTTACGAGGAGCTTAAGATCTTACAGAAG GTAAACCATGGCAATTTGGTGAAGCTAGAGGGCTTTTGTATAGACACTGAGGATGCAGGTTGCTACCTAATCTACGAGTACATAGAAAATGGCTCTCTTCATTCATGGTTACACGGCAACAGGAATGAAAAGTTGAACTGGAAGACAAGATTACGCATTGCTGTTGACGTTGCCAATGGTCTCCAATACATCCATGAGCACACTAGGCCAAGGGTTGTGCACAAAGACATCAAAAGTAGCAACATTCTTTTAGATACAAACATGAGAGCCAAAATTGCCAACTTTGGACTAGCAAAATCAGGCTGCAATGCCATAACAATGCACATTGTTGGTACTCAAGGCTACATTGCACCTGAATATCTAACCGATGGTGTGGTTTCAACAAAGATGGATGTTTTCTCCTTCGGTGTGGTTCTGCTTGAGCTCATATCTGGCAAGGAAGCTATTGATGAAGAGGGTAAGCTTTTGTGGGTAAAAGCCAATACGGTTTGGGATGGAAGTgtggagaagaaggagaaaaGGTCGAAGGAGTGGATGGATGATGTTCTTTCAGAAGAATCATGCTCAATGGAGAGTGTAATGAATGTAATGAGTGTTGCAGCTGCTTGTCTCCATAGAGATCCTTCAAAGAGGCCTAGCATGGTGGACATTGTTTATGCTTTGTGTAAGAACGATGATTTGTTTTTTGACATCTCGGAAGATGGATTATCAGAACCTCAGGTGACGGCAAGATAA
- the LOC110644613 gene encoding photosynthetic NDH subunit of subcomplex B 5, chloroplastic translates to MAVRSSLSVLVANPVPQFRSSHFETRIGVLNKKTLKFYERLGGRYSSTRLNAAGLSEIEPDLNEDPIDRWATPGIDPEDFKYGEYDEHHTYFEGQEKRTFWELIAEDINAVEPPTGFQGFISWLFLPAVAAGMFFNVPGEYLFIGAGLFILIFCIIEMDKPDKPHNFEPQIYNMERGARDKLINDYNTMSIWDFNEKYGDLWDFTIKKDDITKR, encoded by the exons ATGGCGGTTCGTTCCTCGCTCTCAGTTCTCGTGGCAAATCCAGTGCCCCAATTCCGCTCCTCCCATTTCGAAACCAGAATTGGAGTTTTGAACAAGAAAACCCTCAAGTTTTacgagaggttgggtggtagatATAGCTCAACGAGACTAAATGCAGCTGGATTGTCTGAGATTGAGCCTGATCTCAACGAAGATCCGATTGACCGTTGGGCCACTCCCGGTATTGACCCT GAAGATTTTAAGTATGGAGAGTATGATGAGCATCATACCTATTTCGAAGGCCAGGAAAAGA GAACATTTTGGGAATTAATTGCAGAAGATATTAATGCAGTAGAGCCGCCAACAGGTTTTCAGG GATTTATTTCATGGCTCTTTCTTCCAGCAGTTGCAGCTGGGATGTTTTTCAATGTTCCG GGGGAGTATCTGTTCATTGGAGCAggcttatttatattaatattttgcataatAGAGATGGATAAGCCCGATAAGCCTCACAACTTCGAACCGCAGATATACAACATGGAGAGGGGAGCTCGTGACAAGTTAATAAATGATTACAACACAATGAGCATTTGGGACTTCAATGAGAAGTATGGTGACCTTTGGGATTTCACCATAAAGAAGGATGACATAACAAAGAGATAA